The following are from one region of the Candidatus Bathyarchaeota archaeon genome:
- a CDS encoding OsmC family protein translates to MPRYKATAKWIENVRSVADNSRTHSVVCDLPSAAGGADTGPTALELAIMALADCALTIFADVCKKSNITIKRLEVVAEAEKPADSPRLSEAMVKVKVSANASKELVEAAWRRTEANCPVLSIFKDPIPLKVELEIL, encoded by the coding sequence ATGCCGAGGTACAAAGCTACGGCTAAATGGATTGAAAATGTCCGTTCAGTCGCAGACAATTCGCGAACTCACAGCGTGGTTTGCGATCTTCCCAGTGCGGCAGGAGGAGCTGACACTGGACCGACAGCTCTTGAATTGGCGATAATGGCCTTGGCAGACTGTGCATTAACAATATTTGCAGATGTGTGCAAGAAAAGTAACATTACAATTAAGAGGTTGGAGGTTGTGGCTGAGGCTGAAAAACCTGCAGACTCGCCTAGATTAAGCGAAGCAATGGTTAAAGTTAAGGTATCCGCGAATGCTAGTAAGGAGCTGGTTGAAGCAGCATGGAGGAGAACAGAAGCAAATTGTCCAGTGCTTTCAATTTTTAAAGATCCAATACCATTAAAAGTTGAGCTCGAAATCCTTTAA
- the ppcA gene encoding phosphoenolpyruvate carboxylase, translated as MKSLGEERKIPRTMSTQHPDNARIPEWCKDKIIEGDAEVYEAYFAYSSLGCHEVMWDSEGKDVDTRVVRKLLTNYEDYFKENVIGKDVFLTYRIPNPKVEAAERKIVVETLENIPVGCDVASAFYKQEVIPIFEVILPFTTDGKELVWLLNYYKKAVVGVEQIDLDGTVKIKDWAGNFKPCSIELIPLIEDMESLLKIDKIIEPYMDVAQPKYLRVFIARSDPALNYGLVCAVILSKMALSKLKSLEERKEIPIYPIIGVGSMPFRGHLSPGNVQGFLDEYRGIYTTTIQSALKYDYPLEDAKSVVEILNEKLPNEEPVIIEAHEEKILLEVLRKFKSRYQKIVEELAPLINSVASYVPARRSRKLHIGLFGYSRKVGNVILPRAIPFAGALYSLGIPPEFIGFEALNSLTEEEWDVLRKHYINMRHDLDSVAGYFSMRNITKIIDFHKQLARRAGMEEERLKSALTELLLDIKAVEEKLDVKIGPKNLTHEKYENIINNFLISYIEQNDEEAKRYFEEAAKIRKCIG; from the coding sequence ATGAAGTCACTAGGAGAAGAAAGGAAAATACCTAGAACTATGTCTACTCAACATCCTGACAACGCACGTATTCCTGAATGGTGCAAAGATAAGATAATTGAAGGAGATGCTGAAGTCTATGAGGCTTACTTCGCTTACAGCAGTCTAGGCTGCCACGAGGTTATGTGGGACTCCGAGGGGAAGGATGTAGATACGAGAGTTGTAAGAAAATTGTTGACCAACTATGAAGATTACTTCAAGGAAAATGTGATTGGAAAAGATGTTTTTTTAACATATAGAATTCCCAACCCTAAGGTTGAGGCTGCTGAAAGAAAGATAGTTGTGGAGACTCTTGAAAACATACCTGTAGGCTGCGATGTAGCATCAGCATTCTATAAACAGGAGGTTATACCAATTTTTGAGGTTATACTTCCATTCACGACTGACGGCAAAGAACTTGTCTGGCTACTGAACTATTATAAGAAGGCTGTGGTAGGAGTTGAACAAATCGATTTAGATGGAACCGTGAAGATTAAGGATTGGGCGGGCAACTTCAAGCCTTGCAGCATTGAGCTGATCCCGTTAATTGAGGACATGGAAAGCTTGTTGAAAATCGATAAGATAATTGAGCCATACATGGATGTCGCCCAGCCCAAGTATCTACGAGTCTTCATAGCAAGGTCGGATCCGGCTCTCAACTACGGACTTGTATGCGCAGTAATTCTTTCTAAGATGGCCCTTTCAAAACTGAAATCTCTAGAGGAAAGGAAAGAGATACCGATCTATCCAATTATTGGAGTTGGATCTATGCCATTCAGGGGTCACTTGTCTCCAGGCAATGTGCAAGGCTTTCTAGATGAGTATAGGGGAATATACACTACAACAATTCAGTCAGCCCTAAAATATGACTACCCTCTTGAAGATGCTAAAAGTGTGGTGGAAATTCTTAATGAGAAACTTCCCAATGAAGAACCTGTCATTATTGAGGCTCATGAAGAGAAGATCTTGTTGGAGGTGCTTAGGAAGTTTAAGTCGAGGTACCAGAAAATTGTGGAGGAACTTGCGCCTTTAATAAACAGCGTAGCTTCTTATGTACCTGCACGTAGATCCAGAAAACTTCACATAGGGCTCTTCGGCTACAGCAGAAAAGTAGGTAATGTAATACTTCCAAGAGCCATACCTTTTGCTGGGGCCCTCTACTCTCTAGGCATACCGCCAGAGTTTATAGGGTTCGAGGCGTTGAACAGCCTCACCGAAGAGGAATGGGATGTGTTGAGGAAGCACTACATAAACATGAGACATGACCTTGATTCCGTTGCGGGATATTTTTCAATGCGCAACATAACCAAAATTATAGACTTCCACAAACAATTGGCAAGGAGAGCCGGAATGGAGGAAGAAAGATTAAAGTCAGCCTTAACAGAACTATTGCTAGACATAAAAGCGGTCGAAGAAAAGCTCGACGTAAAAATAGGACCCAAGAATTTAACTCATGAGAAATATGAAAACATCATAAACAATTTCCTCATCTCATATATAGAGCAAAACGACGAGGAAGCTAAAAGATACTTTGAAGAAGCTGCAAAAATAAGGAAATGTATAGGATGA